CTCATCGTTGTATTTTACGTATTAGTTACAGTAATTAGATATATATAAACAGATGTAAATTCGTCATACAGATACAATTTTTCTTGTATATGAGATTTCTTCAGAGTTAACAGCACCGATATCTGTCTTCAGGGTAATCGATGGACTTTCGCCAGTTTCAAAATTTGCGAACCGTACGACTTATTAGATTTGAATTATTTAGAATCGACGTTTTATGCCTCCGTCCAGTCTTGTTTACAGACATCTATAGGACATTTGAAAAATGTAAATGGAGCACAAGTAGATAAATTAAAATCACTATAGTATCATTATGCTGGACGTTCGCATCCGCGCGTTATTCGATATTATTCGCTGTCATTTGTTTTCCATTATTATCGATGCCTCGACTGTTTCCACAAGTTACAGATTTGCAAATGGACCTTTAAAATGAATGATCGTGCGATTCCATTTATCAAGGAAATTTCAATCGATCGAAACGgacaaaaatatttcaagatcTAAATTATAAATCGCCCATAAGAATTAAGAGGTCGCGTCAAAATTTGCCGTTTTCGCGATTTTATCCAAAAACGGACTTTTCGAAATAAACGCTGCAGTTAGATAATTTTTGTAGCCGCTGCATGTATACCGATCCAATATGATAAATTTCTGTGTTACTGAAAGCTAACGTTCGAGGGAAACTTACTTGTAGATTATCCTGGTTCATCAATTGTAGTGCTAGCTCGCAGCCTCTGGAGAATTGCAGCAATCTGGCGGCTAGCGGTGGATTCTTCGTATTGCCGCCGAAAGTGGATTTCCTCAAGGCTGTCCATTGTCTGAGAGCTTCCTTGTCCTGTTCGACCCTACGCTTCAACTCGGATAACAGACTTTCTAAGCTACTTGGGTCGCCAGCTTTCTCCAACGTGTTCAACAAACTCTGATTATCGATCAGCCTCTGCTGAATCTCGCTGTACTTGAGCGAAAGTTGCCTCTGATGCGACGCCGCCTGTACACCTTGGTCCGCTGAAAATGTCAAACGATTACTTTCCTTCCAACTTGTATTTAATACGAGAAATCTATGATGCCGTTTAATCGAATCGCCACACCACCATCGAATAGAAGTATAGTTTACAATTAACCTGTATACTTCGTTATGTTAAATTGGCCTGTGATTCGACGAGCAAATTAATTATCGATTTCAATGAATTTCAGCGCCGGTACTTATTCGACAATTAACGCGAATCGAGCGAAAGAGCGTCGATGTCGTATCCATCGTTCGATGCGTTACTTGCATTTGTCTCACTGGCTGCTATTTCTCGTAAACGATATGCACAAGGCTTCCCAGGTTTCTTCTGGCGAAGTAGTTCTCAGTCAGCGATTTCAATCGCGACATATATTGTATGAGCATAATCGAGCAAGAAATATACGAACACGAGTCACTGGAAAAGTTTCGTCAAAAGCTCTTCGTATTTCATTTCGTATTCCGTGTTTCGATTATAACTCGCTGGTAAGGTTTCGAGCGATCTATACCGGAATTTGTcgcgtaataataataagttaGTAGTTGGGCAAACGAAACTTTCACAAATAAGCGTTACAGACTACAAAATATCTAATTATTCTATTCAACGTAACACTGTAAAAGCGAAGTTTTCCACTCACCTAGTTGTTCCATTCAACGGAAAACAGCAAGAAAAGGTGGCCACAGATCGCACAAAACGAAGCGAACGTTGAAAAATTTCGACAATCCGATTTTTCAAACCGATTTTCACTTCTCTCAGAGATCAAAAAACCGGCGTTGGTCTAACAACAGCGTGGTCGAGTCCACGCTGATGTCATTAGCTGAGTCGTTCCCGGCACTCGCCATTCAACGTGTTAAGGAGAGAAAAATTGCAATCAAATGGAATGGCAACGAGAACACGACTAAACAGTCAACGCGTTAAGGACGAAGAAGAGCAAAGAGACGGGTACAGGGTTGGAAACGAGTACGCGTCGTGTTTTACCATGTTGAGGCCCGCAACGATGACAATGACGTAAACGAGTAAACGTGCTTTCGTGTAAACGCATTAATGTCCTATGCATCGGCGTATTTGCATTGGGAAATGTAACGTGTCCTGTGCAGCTGCGTTAAAATCCAATACTTCACGGTTCAGCGGGCCTCTAACACGGCCGGATATCGACGCGGACATCCGTTGTCAGCTTTTCACCGAGCAAAAGTTAACGACTTTTGTGCACCGACGCAACACTTTGGCGCATTGCCGCGTCTTCGTCGCCGCTGCCTTCCACATCTCGACTCGAGAATGCAATCGTTTTCTTCTAGCCGACGCCGTCCCCTCGAACGGTTCTGGAAATTGAATCGAAACCATTTTTCGCGCCCGTTCTTCGCGATCGATTCCTGCAATCGTTGAAAGGAAACTCGCAGCGTGTCGTTTCAGATACCGGCTGACTGTAATCGGATCTGGAACAGCGTATCGCGGCCCATTCAATCGTACAAACTTTCAGACTTTCTCTCGTGAAGTGATCCGCGTATCTATAATCCACATCGTCCGACCACGTAATATATTCCGACCGAATAACGCGTGAAAGCGTGCACGACGCGAttccttgtggaaaaataagGGAAATATATGGAACAAAATTTGTTCATTCTCGGCTTAGTTTTCGAGAAAGTCGAGCTCGAAAATTTTCCCAAGTACAAGTATACTTGGAGCGAACGTGGCTAATCTCGGCCTGGGCAGGCCTGGGTAATCGACAGAAGAATATCGTACGCGCGAAAACGAgtagaaaatgtagaataacgtTTTCCTGTTTCAAGCTTCGTTTTCCAGAAAATAGAGTTTCAACGTGTTCAGTTAATAATGGCTCTGGTACACGCGCATGATAAATTTTCCCATTTATCTTTCTCCCAAACAGAGCGTCTTACGAAAAGAGTTCACGCTACATTTTCAACTTATCTTTGCACGTAGGCTGACCTGCCTCCTTGTTTGCCTCGTACggtattttctatttatcttaATGCGTAGCTTCACTCTTCGAAGTATTATGATCTGTCTTATATATACcccgtatatatatatattacaatttcTTTAAACAATTTCTGTAActtaatttttctaactttctTTAAAATGTATATAGTAGTAATAGGTGAACGAACTTCTCGATACACTGTTTCACACGCGTATACATATACCCATGAAATTACACCTACGATGTTAAAGCCTAAGACACCTTGTGCAATATATGAGAACCAAATCCTACCGTGGCACTACCACGAGATCGTAACAGCGTCGTCCAAGCTTGTCTGCACCGGGTCTAAGCCCCCGACGCGACGGTAAAAAGAATTGCTCGTTCCCACGCGAGTTCCCACTCGCGAAACGATATTTCGTCATTACCCATAACGAATGTTATCAGCTAAAAATCGCCATGGATTACCTCTGTGAGTTCTCGCGTGCTTGCCAAAGCTCTCGATCTTGTGCACGGCCAACTTGTACGCCTCGATTCTGCTCTCCAGCTGCTCCTTCAGCGCCACGGGTAAAGGCACCAGATTCGACGCCCCGGCGTTTTCCAAATTGCTTGGATGACAGGATGCCACCAATCCGTGCTTGCCCAAACCTTCCACCGCCCTGTCCAAAGTCCTTTTCCTAGCGGCCAGGATGCTCCTCGCGTTAGGAGCCAATTTGTTCAGGGAGATCAGCAGCTTGCACCAGATCCTCAGACGGAAATGGTCCTGGCTGATCGAGATCAGATAGACGATCCTCCAAAGGACTTGCTCCACTTTCAAGATTTTCGCGTCGTCCACGTTCAACTCGACGAGCCTCGAGTAGAGAGCCTCCAGCAGAGACAGGCTATGAGGAAGCGTTTCGATCAACAGGTCCACGGGAATGTCCGGTAGAGTCGTCCTCAAGGTATAGTGTGGCAGTTTCATGAGAAAAGCGGCTGCTTCTCTGTATTGTCTTCCCTCGTACAATCTAAGGAGCCTGTGTCACACAAAGACGCGGTATTCAGAGATCGTGTTCAAGCACGGAGCTTGCTTTCAGATATGTAACAGTTTGCCCGGTATTATTGGGTAAACGCCGCGTGTCTACGAATTTAAAGGACAATACAAAGTGGCTAGCTTCAGCATGTTTGCCAGATAATAGATCACCTGGCACGTTggtatttcattgaaatttccgCGAATATCTCTACTACGTCTTGCTGTAATCGATGACCGTGTCTCTCTGTGTATCTACATATTCTATCGCGACGCACCGCAGGGATGCAATAAAGCCGTTCCGTTTGTCCAACCGATCAATATAACCGTAATCGTAGCGGACTCTGGCACGCGCGATAATCCATTTTAGACCACCAAACGAATTCCCTAGATATGCGAATTACACGGCCGAATCGATTACACGCGAAGCGATCTTTTGTTTCCTCTACGAACCAGGTTAACTCGAATCCTGTTATTCTCCTCGCTTCCCTTTTGCGTTTATGCTTTCTCggatgttttcttttttaatgcCGGTGCACCGTATTTTTGAAGACCGTGCGTGGGTTACGCAAAAAGTATTAAAGCTCGAAcactaaaatttattaattaagaaCTGCctgtattttaatatctttttgtGATAAGACACAAATGGTAATCTCGTATCTCTTTTGTGTTTTTCATATTCGTTTTTTCGTATTTTTAGCTCGCATCGCGCTTCTATCTTTTTATGTACTTTACAATCCTTTCGCACACTAATGAGAGAATCCGTTTGCTCGTATATAAAATAAACGATAGTAATAATTATATGAAAAAACTTCAGCAATGGTTTCACAGATATAATCTCTACGGAATTACGAGCATGAATTAACAACAATATAATATTCGTATACCTTCTCAGAGCCATTCGTGGATTCGATCCCTCGTCCTCGGGCAAACCAACTTGACCAACTAGAAACTGAGTACCAGGACCCCACACGAGTCTTTGAATAGGATTCCTAAGTCTTTCCGGTCTTATTCTCTCGCAAGAATTCAGTCCAACCAGTGGCATAGTTCTTCTACTCATCTTCGCTTTCTTTTATTCTTCTTGTTCGTGTCTCTTTCTATTATTGTCTCCTACGAGTAAAAATGATCATTCACAAATTACCGCTACAAGATCAATGTCGCCATTACATGCAAATTATCCTTCGCACGATTTCAAATCCAACCACATAGATCGTCCGCCTTGCGCGATCGATCTTCTTCAAGCTCGTTCGCTCTTCGAGATTCTTCTTTTCTAAATTTCGCTTTCCAACACTTTCACGATATTCTTCGCGTTCTATCGCGATACGACTTATACGCTCGACTCGACCGTAACCTCCGACCTGTACGTTCGAATCGAAAGGATTTTCCTGACTCCTCTCCGCAATCTCGAGTTCCAATCGAACCTCTCCGTTTCACGCGTTTCCTCGCCTCGACTTTGCGCTCGTGCCGCCACTTTCTCCTAGGTCTGTTCGGTCAGAGTGACTCTGTCCATTGAGAAACGAGCGGATGAGTCACCTCTCGCTGGTCCATGCTCGTTGCTTTCTTCGCCACTCGCCGATCGTCGTCGATCTTTCTCGCTCGTCAACACGGTTTTCTCTAACGACCGATCTTCCTGCACGAAACTCGGACTGGCCTATAGCCTCGAGGTTCACCGACCCACTTCTTCTCCCTCGACGGACATGGACCTGCGAATGGAATAATTTCGGTGAGCCTTTTCCGACCTTCGCCGACCCAATCCACCGCGTCAAAGTATTTTACGATCGCATCGACGAACGATTTTCACGGACGCGTTCTATTCTTTCGCTCGGAAGGAATTTCTTTGACTCGACCGTTTCGCCAAATATTTCACTGGAAAAAAATCGGCCGACTTCCTGCCGGTCGCGATGTACGTCATTCTCGTGCGTCATTTTCTTTCGAATTCCCCTCGCGTGGAAGAAATTTCACATCGGTTGCGATCTCATTTGCTGGATAATTTCGAAATATGGGAATTCGCAGGTGTGTGCGATGCATAGTCATGACGAGCCGAGAGTAAATAGCAAACTCGTGATAGAATGTTCGCTCTTTTTTCAGCGAATCGCGAGTTTATTTTGTCTCCCGGCTTCGCGCTTTTGTACTCTATTGCTCTGCGGGGAATTCTCTGTTATTTTTGACGGGATATGAGATGGCTTTCATCAAGTACGTTCTTTAGTTAGCATTGCGTAGagcgcggatttttatgcaaatgcaAAAACCCCGAGAGAATgcgcaaaaatatacaaaatatccaaaataagcCTGATATTTAGTAGATAAAGCTAATTTCTCCTTAGGTTCTGTTgcttataaaaatatcaataatcgcataaatatccgcaattTAATTATCATTGTACGCTTCAATTATCGTTTCAAATAGAATGAATCACTGTCTTTTTCCGATTTTAACGAGGTATGGAATAAATCTAAATGTTTTTTCCTCgttatatattgggttggcaactaagtgatcgcggattttgtcgttaggtgatattgacaaaaGCCGCAATCGGTTTCCAACTCAATATATCGCAGCTTTTCTTGCCCACATAATTCGCTATAGCGAAGCTTCAACGTTCTTCTCATACTTGTTTTTAACATATATACACCTACATTCGCTGTACGAGCGAAGGAAAATTAACTCAAAATAAGATGGAAATTAAAATGTAACATAAGAAAATCGCATCAACGTATagtttttaacaaattttaaaattttgtcGAGTATGCTATAACTTGTAACTGTCTGGACATTTTCACCGATTCATAGCGAAGATACGCGTATGAATTAACGATAAACTAACTCGACAGCAGTGCTCGCTATCGTCTTATAGAATGAACAAATAATCAATCGTAACGATGTTTCCAAAAATTGACCGACGATGTACGAATACTCGAACAACTTTGCTTCTCATCGAAAGCAAAATCGTGGCAGCCGATCGTCTGGAAAAAGACGAAGAAAGATGAGAAACGATTTGAGAGGCAGTATCACGAACAAACATAAATTAGGATCTTCCCTAAGAGAATCATTAAGAACAGATTAAAGCGAGTACCGGTACTCGTTAATCACGGAACAGATGCGTCAAGAGGCCCGATAGGATTCGACGCGTTTTCACGGCAGCTGTCGTAACGTGGCATTAAATTCGATTTATCGGCTGCAAAGTGTATTGACAAATACAATTTACTGGCAAGACCGCGTCCGCCGGCTCGTGCAAAATATACCTTCTACGAATATCCCCTGATCAATTTGCGTAACGCTATTCGGAGACAAACGCGAATTTTAAACTGACAGATTCGTCTTTGAACGAAATATACCACGATCCTGcgcgtttctcttttttttctttctttctttctttgataGAAAATAGAACGAGTTAGGATTAGACACGCTAAACCGACACGCTCTCGTCTTATAACTTGCAACGAgccaaataaatgaaaattagcGATTGCTATAATTATATCTCATTGATAGATCGTTCTCCTGGTCGTAGTAACGTTCCCTAATAGAATTTTAAATTTCGTCTTGGGAATAAGATCCAGACTCGTCTAAACCGTAAAAAATACTGTAACGCTATTCGGAAGCAAACGCGAATTTTAAACTGACAGATTCGTCTTTGAACGAAATATACTAAGATCCTGCacgtttttcatttttcgataaGAAAGGGCGAGTTATTCTCATCAGAGTTGGAGGATTGGACACGCTAAACTGACACGCTCTCGTCTTATAACTAGAAACGAGCCAAATAAGTGAAAATTAGTGATTGTTGTAACTATATCTTGTCGATAGATCGTTCTCCCGATCGTAGTAACCCAACAGAAATTTAAATTTCGTCTCGCGAATGAGATTCAGACTCGTCTAAATCGTAAATACACTGGGAAAATCTTCAGTTTCTCAAAGATATCAATTTGTATCGTGTACCGTGATATCGTAAGCATGGCCCTAACTCACACTGTGTCGTGTTGACTTAAGTTTAGGCTAATCGTGCTGTATCGTATCGTAACTGTACCTGAACATTGTATATGTCCGAAATATATAGATActaatattatttcaaaaagtAATTATTTCAGTTTGTCACTTGCCTTACCGTATTTTACGCTTCCTTTTGCCGCTGTACCTTCTTCTTCTGTATTTTgttaatcgcgataattaatgACCATAAAGAACGATCGACGCGACTTTggataaaataaacgaaaagaaaaaagaaacgtatACGTGTGTCTTTCTTCGACCGATTCACACAGACACTGACATAAGTATCACAGTTCTTCTTTTCATTGCAAGGCGACTGTTTTCTCGCGAAGGCAACCCTCGAGCGTCGAAAGCACTGGAATTCCCAAGGAACTCTGCGAAAGTTCACCGTGGTTGATCGGCACGAGACGAGGACACCGAAGAACGAATGAATTTTCGGCGGCCGTGAAACTCGACTGATACGACATGTCTGCGAGAAGCGCTGGGAACGAAATCCTTCGCCGCCTCTCGGAGGATACACGCGGGCCCCGTCTCAGCTTGGCTTAATGGAGGTGGAACTCACAGGGAGAATCGCGTGGATGGATGACTCTCACGAGAGAGATCGGTAACTCGTGCTGATGGAGTAAACGGCCTCTTACTCTTTCCTGCGTGTACCACTTCGTGCAAGAAATATCGCGATGCGCTGGCAAAGTGTAAAAATCCTCACACTTTCAGGTTGTTAGCGAATTGGTGAGAAAGTAACGTCTAGACTGCAAATTTTTACGCATTGTTACATCCTAGAAATGGAAGCTAAGTAGAAATTTGATCCTCTTTCGGTCATTTCTCAGCGAATCGTAGTCCCTTTATCGTCGGAAGATTTCTCAAGTTTGAGGAAAACAGGAAAGAACGGCTGTCGAATTTGCAAATTTCATGGTAAAAATGTTCTTAGGTCGTCGCAAGTTCTCTATCCGATTCGAGCAAAGGTATCGAAGGATAAGCAAAGGATCGAAGAATAAAGAACTCGGTGGTCGCAGCATGGTTGGTCTCTTGAAAGTTAGAACGAATGttctactttgaatatttcgtatagttatatatttttacatattacgcGTATTTCTGTGCGTCTTCGCATCTTCGAAGTTCCCACCAACACATGAAACTGCAGTCTGGTAACGTGGCAGTTGGCAGTGCGATAATAATACGCTTGAAATATCGCTTCGATGCTTCGTTCGTTACTAGATACGTAACGAACGAGAAAACAAAGATACTCGAGCTTCATAGAAATGCTGACTCGAGTCCAACGCTGGCCTGAACAAGAGAAAATGGAATAATATGTCGGGAATAAAGGAAAAAGGGGGAAGTAGGGAGAAAAAAGGCTGGAAGAATGGGAAAGTGagacgagcgagcaacgacaaACGAACGAGCTGGGCGAATGAAAATAATGAACGCCTAGGAGAACGAGGCTAAAGTAATAAGAAACAAGCGCTGGATCGGGATGAGAAAATCTTACGAAGGACAGAGAAAATAAACGAAGGGAGGAGAAGGAAGGCGATAGCGGAAGGGCAGCGCAGAGAAACGAAGGAAACGTAGAGAAGAAAAGTCTCCGAGGAACGCAATTACGAAATAAGCTTTTTCTCTAAAGAGCAAC
This sequence is a window from Bombus affinis isolate iyBomAffi1 chromosome 14, iyBomAffi1.2, whole genome shotgun sequence. Protein-coding genes within it:
- the LOC126924218 gene encoding uncharacterized protein LOC126924218; translation: MSRRTMPLVGLNSCERIRPERLRNPIQRLVWGPGTQFLVGQVGLPEDEGSNPRMALRRLLRLYEGRQYREAAAFLMKLPHYTLRTTLPDIPVDLLIETLPHSLSLLEALYSRLVELNVDDAKILKVEQVLWRIVYLISISQDHFRLRIWCKLLISLNKLAPNARSILAARKRTLDRAVEGLGKHGLVASCHPSNLENAGASNLVPLPVALKEQLESRIEAYKLAVHKIESFGKHARTHRADQGVQAASHQRQLSLKYSEIQQRLIDNQSLLNTLEKAGDPSSLESLLSELKRRVEQDKEALRQWTALRKSTFGGNTKNPPLAARLLQFSRGCELALQLMNQDNLQVFELSENLPDDYDEESSSSAGYHTDESCSPTPEPSVRNGCMILRMEETFPNLTFDDATAERLAERYAALYDQAHLHTLDALDALQPLKDATDLKAKILYSVVVLSWRLAGIIQTSRYLQAMKILNGTAAPEQTTPELEECVKRQLATSGARTGSREVAEQVVNQLERTLYDFPCLQGCVEVKNYADACSSLAWACLARVTPLVLDVAQALEFRRDIHLRHHASPDPNGTRIKTVLWPGLREGCQGPCLHKAVVLTS